The Anopheles marshallii chromosome X, idAnoMarsDA_429_01, whole genome shotgun sequence genome includes a window with the following:
- the LOC128709043 gene encoding neuroparsin-A-like, producing MSFRSALLFSVLLFGYLYWSLAQPTNLLEIRCKFMEPILDSSECKYGSFSNICNKLDCWKGPGDKCGDNISASIRFGQCAPGLACCNGECKGCINGNCYSVSCHPSHALGLRSDPYMPVRHMDPLYRIFDYYSNE from the exons ATGTCCTTTAGAAGTGCTCTGCTGTTCAGCGTGCTGCTGTTCGGATACCTCTACTGGAGCTTAGCCCAGCC GACGAATCTTTTAGAAATCCGCTGCAAGTTCATGGAACCG ATATTAGACTCGAGCGAATGTAAATATGGATCCTTTTCCAACATCTGCAACAAGTTAGACTGCTGGAAG GGGCCGGGAGATAAATGCGGCGACAATATATCCGCCTCCATCCGCTTTGGGCAGTGTGCGCCCGGGTTGGCGTGCTGCAACGGCGAGTGCAAGGGTTGCATCAACGGTAACTGCTACAGCGTATCTTGCCATCCGTCCCACGCGCTGGGGTTGCGTTCCGATCCCTACATGCCGGTACGCCACATGGACCCGCTGTACAGGATCTTCGATTACTACAGCAACGAGTAA
- the LOC128714916 gene encoding cytosolic carboxypeptidase 2-like: MNWSLAAGDRVRCLQTQLFPVCATLAAKAGYLGSFLSNSLKTHQLEVNTDSKTLRPIARLKEPRELFALPKERDYDCPQQAPRWPIECQVLEERVYHLDDAPETPEPYYQPTGKELQPRPVGEENGIIVYNYNPTSAVHYFSRSTVGGSKAQPAAHPTPLDPDDLVFESRFESGNLGRAIKITPTYYELYLRPDMYTNRHTQWFYFQVKNTKAKVVYRFSIINLTKPDSLYKEGMRPLMYSTMDAECNQVGWRRCGDNIAYFRNEDNSNGYNYSHYHHRPVDDDEDEYIGTSSFTLSFNIEFKYDGDTVYFAHSYPYTYSDLQDYLMCIQRNPVKSKFCKLRLLCRSLAGNNVYYLTVTAPTTHEDDNQKKKKAVIITARVHPGESPSSWMMKGLMDFITGDSYVAKKLRHKFIFKLVPMLNPDGVIVGNTRSSLTGRDLNRQYRTVIRETYPSIWNTKAMIRRLMEDCGVAMYCDMHAHSRKHNVFIYGCENLKRHPDRRLLEQVFPLMLHKNVADKFSFENCKFKVQKNKEGTGRIVVWVLGVTNSYTLEASFGGSTMGGRAGTHFSTADYEHIGRAYCETLMDYYDDNPIKEKLRMKILTRLSKEGSSAEEPLNIPLSDYSSDEGDTSSSSSEDEGKDSMAELEGPCCSTLKVPPSSPVLPQKLKGNKKSKKQTVPLARPSAYRRKSHSVQRIVLDIPTTEPASDFFEYTSEDELLLPPAAASDTENTVKRTFRRRNRPRRTDNIRKLTLLGCETQYLMPPELIVRSAANRYQSEDEDEQSKMVMSIIKEFPPVIGKERVWQRSSGSERTVDVMKSASPDHCQVRFSLKRSIWTGTHSDGYVNDCYNPRPISWGAPPTLVKSTHYDNEALLTACSQKLAAWKDEKRSMKEKHHKSLLKHHSHVLGTQKDKENRSVRVKITVGSEQFAAVAAAAKHKLTGTVGDKKPADQTGTDGGTGGGGSSNMSRVKRKTRSTLSKIVEKAEIITHLSRSARVGQSRRLLATSSLSTAGSPRKALLSVPSSTALSAGPNGNAPNGVNGAGSGTGPPTVPSPGVKAGSKFRTGGIVVTAAQPLPKMRKSYAGTRGKSTASPIKLPTTSIDIQLTTLCSETESERNVKVVTGKKHKKKRTAKEKKDKLPC; the protein is encoded by the exons GTACTCGAGGAGCGTGTGTACCATCTGGACGACGCACCGGAAACGCCGGAACCGTACTATCAGCCGACCGGCAAGGAGCTGCAACCGCGCCCGGTAGGCGAAGAAAATGGCATCATCGTGTACAACTACAACCCCACCAGCGCTGTTCACTAC TTTAGCCGCTCGACGGTGGGCGGCTCGAAGGCGCAACCGGCCGCCCATCCGACACCGCTCGACCCGGACGATCTCGTGTTCGAGTCCCGGTTCGAGAGCGGCAATCTCGGCCGCGCCATCAAGATCACGCCGACCTACTACGAGCTCTACCTGCGGCCGGACATGTACACCAACCGGCACACGCAGTGGTTCTACTTTCAGGTGAAGAACACCAAGGCGAAGGTAGTGTACAG ATTCTCCATCATCAATCTAACCAAACCGGACAGCCTGTACAAGGAGGGCATGCGGCCGCTAATGTACTCGACGATGGATGCAGAATGCAATCAGGTCGGCTGGAGACGATGCGGCGACAACATTGCCTACTTCCGAAACGAGGACAACAG CAATGGATACAATTACAGCCACTACCATCACCGGCCGGTCGATGACGACGAGGACGAGTACATCGGCACCAGCTCGTTCACGCTGTCGTTCAACATCGAGTTCAAGTACGATGGCGACACGGTCTACTTTGCCCACAGCTACCCGTACACCTACTCCGACCTGCAGGACTATCTGATGTGCATCCAGCGCAACCCGGTCAAGTCGAAGTTCTGCAAGCTGCGGCTGCTCTGCCGCTCGCTCGCCGGCAACAACGTCTACTATCTCACCGTCACCGCGCCGACAACGCACGAAGACGACAATCAAAAG aaaaagaaagcagTCATTATCACCGCACGTGTTCATCCGGGTGAGAGCCCGTCCTCTTGGATGATGAAGGGTCTGATGGACTTCATAACTGGGGATTCGTACGTG GCGAAGAAGCTGCGACACAAGTTCATCTTCAAGCTGGTGCCGATGCTCAACCCGGACGGTGTCATCGTGGGCAATACCCGTAGCTCACTGACGGGGCGTGATCTCAATCGCCAGTATCGTACGGTGATACGCGAAACCTATCCCTCGATCTGGAACACGAAGGCAATGATAAGAAG ACTGATGGAGGATTGCGGGGTGGCGATGTACTGCGATATGCACGCACACTCCCGCAAGCACAACGTGTTCATTTACGGGTGCGAGAACCTCAAGCGGCACCCGGACCGCCGCCTGCTGGAGCAAGTCTTCCCGCTCATGCTGCACAAGAACGTGGCTGACaag TTTTCCTTCGAGAACTGCAAGTTCAAGGTGCAGAAGAACAAGGAAGGTACCGGCCGGATCGTCGTGTGGGTGCTGGGCGTCACCAACAGCTACACGCTGGAGGCATCATTCGGTGGCAGCACGATGGGAGGCCGCGCCGGTACACACTTTTCTACCGCG GACTATGAGCACATCGGGCGGGCATACTGCGAGACGCTGATGGACTATTACGACGATAATCCAATCAAA gaAAAGCTGCGTATGAAAATACTGACGCGCCTGTCGAAGGAGGGTTCGAGTGCGGAGGAACCGCTCAACATACCGCTGTCGGATTACTCGAGCGATGAAGGTGatacgagcagcagcagctcggAGGACGAAGGAAAGGATAGTATGGCCGAGCTGGAGGGACCGTGCTGTTCAACGCTCAAGGTGCCACCATCATCGCCGGTGCTGCCCCAAAAGCTCAAGGGCAATAAGAAG AGCAAAAAGCAGACCGTGCCACTGGCGCGACCGTCGGCCTACAGACGCAAATCGCACAGCGTGCAGCGTATCGTGCTGGACATACCAACCACCGAGCCGGCGAGCGACTTCTTCGAGTACACGTCCGAGGACGAGCTGCTACTACCACCGGCGGCCGCCTCCGACACGGAGAACACGGTCAAGCGCACGTTCCGGCGGCGCAACCGGCCACGGCGCACTGACAACATACGCAAGCTGACGCTGCTCGGCTGCGAAACGCAATACCTCATGCCACCGGAACTGATCGTACGTTCCGCGGCCAATCGCTACCAGTCCGAGGATGAGGACGAGCAAAGCAAGATGGTGATGAGCATCATCAAGGAGTTCCCGCCGGTAATTGGCAAGGAGCGGGTCTGGCAGCGTTCGAGTGGTAGCGAGAG AACGGTGGACGTAATGAAATCGGCTAGCCCGGACCACTGCCAAGTGCGCTTCTCGCTCAAACGTTCCATCTGGACCGGTACCCACTCAGACGGTTACGTGAACGATTGTTACAATCCGCGCCCAATTTCCTGGGGCGCACCGCCAACACTCGTCAAGTCCACACACTACGACAATGAGGCGCTCCTAAC CGCTTGTTCACAGAAGTTGGCCGCCTGGAAGGATGAAAAGCGCAGCATGAAGGAAAAGCACCACAAAAGCCTGCTGAAGCACCATTCGCACGTGCTCGGCACGCAGAAGGATAAGGAAAATCGTAGCGTGCGGGTAAAGATAACGGTTGGTTCGGAACAGTTTGCTGCGGTTGCGGCGGCTGCCAAACACAAGCTCACCGGTACGGTCGGTGACAAGAAACCGGCGGACCAAACCGGAACGGACGGTGGTACTGGCGGTGGTGGAAGTAGCAACATGTCGCgagtgaaacgaaaaacacg CTCGACGTTGAGCAAGATCGTGGAGAAGGCGGAAATCATCACTCACCTGTCGCGTAGTGCACGTGTCGGTCAGTCACGGCGTCTGCTAGCCACCAGCTCCCTGTCGACGGCCGGTTCCCCCCGTAAGGCGCTGCTGAGCGTCCCGTCCTCGACTGCCTTGTCCGCCGGACCCAACGGGAACGCACCGAACGGTGTGAACGGTGCCGGAAGCGGAACCGGTCCGCCTACTGTGCCGTCACCGGGCGTCAAGGCCGGCAGCAAGTTCCGGACCGGCGGTATCGTGGTTACGGCCGCCCAGCCACTGCCGAAGATGCGCAAATCGTACGCCGGCACCCGGGGCAAAAGCACTGCCTCGCCGATCAAGCTGCCGACGACCAGTATCGATATACAGTTGACAACCCTCTGCTCGGAGACGGAATCTGAAAGAAACGTGAAGGTGGTTACTGGCAagaagcacaagaaaaaacgCACCGCCAAGGAGAAGAAAGATAAACTGCCGTGCTAG
- the LOC128712140 gene encoding U3 small nucleolar RNA-associated protein 25 homolog, which translates to MANRRPLFKKPPKGAKQSYLSKDMKKKQKKERASRPPPTKYQRSIKHIERGQEAIQAQKRQIEAERKYRQETNTCTGLESFASSDSDTDEGVDGATFEDLAVEFNDQIGQMVDSAEDSTDEEEESDDEVTDGKEMAVEASEWGEELECDNGEVLNSEYEAAKESHDEESEESHDEESIESQDEESEESQHSEDEEIQSDDSNLSSDDDDTTTNDPYMLHTAYNLSPAMLEALAAEPPRVETSTMAFSSLGNVYVELPKARPVSKRSEPKGIVVKERYAKPGTLPTVPDATDYDLNELYVKDRIVRNMTEQMDALQRDMFAILNGYHDLHYPQRSFENANRLREVYCLHALNHVLKAVSKIQHHTIKLTADKTAGKKKPVEDQFRRRMKVKKQKVGEESTVGLEFRDQGFVRPKVLIIVPFRESALQCVSVLKRLFAGEQEKSVLNWKRFTEEYGGGSSLHFPRKNPKPADYERTFAGNIDDNFRLGIAFNRSTMKLYAKYYSSDVIIASPLGLRMAIGAKGEKHRDYDFLASIELLIIDQAEICYAQNWDHVLHVLEHLHHQPKSTEYTEFSRVREWCLNGWSKFYRQTVLLSAFELPEFRWLYNKHFHNYRGKVRSCKRTLTGTIKHVAVRVPQNFQRVETTTLAGVGTARFSHFLNVVLPQARTVSMARCLIYVPSYFDFVRLRNYFKKEELSFTQICEYTTDAKIARARDMFFHGSKHFLLYSERAHFFRRHRIRGIRHLILYAPPVFPHFYPELVNLMMKENQNPHDGVDDDSMTVTVLYTGYDTYQLAEMVGAPRAKTMIKAPRSVHRFTTDQK; encoded by the coding sequence ATGGCAAACCGACGCCCGCTTTTCAAGAAGCCGCCCAAGGGTGCCAAACAATCGTATCTGAGCAAAGATAtgaaaaagaagcagaaaaaggaACGAGCTAGCCGGCCACCACCGACCAAGTACCAGCGAAGCATTAAACACATCGAACGAGGCCAGGAAGCGATCCAGGCGCAGAAGCGACAAATAGAGGCGGAAAGAAAGTATCGTCAGGAGACAAACACTTGCACCGGTTTGGAATCGTTTGCATCCAGCGACTCAGATACGGACGAGGGCGTGGATGGTGCCACGTTCGAAGATCTAGCGGTGGAATTTAACGATCAAATTGGTCAAATGGTAGATAGTGCGGAGGATAGTACGGATGAAGAGGAGGAATCCGACGATGAGGTTACGGATGGGAAAGAAATGGCAGTCGAAGCATCTGAGTGGGGAGAGGAGTTGGAATGTGACAATGGGGAGGTATTGAATTCGGAATATGAGGCAGCAAAAGAGTCACATGATGAGGAGAGCGAAGAGTCACACGATGAGGAAAGTATAGAGTCACAGGATGAGGAGAGCGAAGAGTCACAGCACAGCGAAGATGAAGAAATACAATCGGACGACAGCAATCTATcctccgatgatgatgatacaaCGACGAACGATCCGTACATGTTGCACACGGCCTACAACTTAAGCCCTGCGATGCTGGAAGCGCTTGCTGCGGAACCACCACGCGTCGAAACGTCCACCATGGCATTCAGCAGCTTGGGCAACGTGTACGTCGAACTACCGAAAGCTCGCCCAGTAAGTAAACGGTCGGAACCGAAGGGAATAGTTGTTAAGGAACGTTACGCCAAACCTGGCACACTGCCCACCGTACCGGATGCAACCGATTACGATTTGAATGAGCTGTACGTGAAGGATCGAATCGTACGCAACATGACGGAACAGATGGATGCGTTACAGCGCGATATGTTTGCGATACTGAACGGATATCATGATTTGCACTATCCGCAGAGAAGCTTTGAGAATGCGAACCGGTTACGTGAAGTTTACTGTTTGCATGCATTAAACCACGTGCTAAAGGCGGTCAGCAAGATTCAGCATCACACGATCAAGCTGACGGCAGATAAGACAGCAGGCAAGAAGAAACCCGTCGAAGATCAGTTCCGTCGGCGGATGAAGGTGAAGAAACAGAAGGTTGGCGAAGAATCAACGGTTGGATTAGAGTTTCGGGACCAAGGATTCGTCCGTCCAAAGGTTCTGATTATCGTGCCGTTCCGCGAGTCGGCACTCCAGTGTGTTAGTGTGCTGAAGCGCCTGTTTGCCGGAGAGCAAGAGAAGAGCGTTCTAAATTGGAAGCGCTTTACGGAGGAGTACGGTGGCGGATCGTCGTTACATTTTCCTCGCAAGAATCCAAAACCCGCCGACTACGAGCGTACGTTCGCCGGTAATATTGACGACAATTTCCGGCTCGGGATAGCGTTCAACCGGTCGACGATGAAACTGTATGCAAAATATTACTCTTCCGATGTGATTATCGCTTCACCGCTCGGGCTCCGGATGGCGATTGGTGCGAAAGGTGAGAAACATCGGGATTACGACTTCCTCGCCAGCATCGAACTGCTCATCATCGACCAGGCGGAGATATGCTACGCACAGAACTGGGACCACGTACTGCACGTGTTGGAACATCTGCACCATCAGCCGAAAAGCACTGAGTACACAGAATTTTCTCGCGTGCGAGAATGGTGTCTAAACGGATGGTCCAAATTCTACCGTCAGACGGTGCTGCTGTCCGCGTTTGAACTTCCCGAGTTCCGCTGGCTGTACAACAAACACTTTCACAACTATCGCGGTAAAGTGCGATCCTGCAAACGCACACTAACCGGCACAATCAAGCATGTGGCCGTGCGTGTGCCACAAAACTTTCAGCGTGTTGAAACGACCACACTTGCCGGTGTCGGCACGGCacgtttttcacattttttaaacGTTGTCCTGCCCCAGGCAAGAACCGTTTCGATGGCCCGCTGTCTCATCTACGTTCCGAGCTATTTCGACTTCGTGCGGCTAAGAAACTACTTCAAGAAGGAGGAACTCAGCTTCACCCAGATCTGCGAGTACACGACGGATGCGAAGATTGCACGCGCCCGGGACATGTTCTTCCACGGCAGCAAACACTTTCTGCTGTACTCGGAGCGGGCACATTTCTTCCGCCGGCACCGCATACGAGGCATCCGGCATCTGATTCTCTATGCACCGCCAGTCTTTCCACACTTTTACCCGGAGCTGGTGAATCTGATGATGAAGGAGAATCAAAACCCGCACGACGGTGTGGACGACGATTCGATGACGGTGACGGTGCTGTACACCGGCTACGATACGTACCAGTTGGCGGAGATGGTTGGTGCACCAAGGGCAAAAACGATGATAAAAGCACCACGCTCGGTACACCGCTTCACAACCGATCAAAAGTGA
- the LOC128708062 gene encoding 39S ribosomal protein L40, mitochondrial, which yields MLQLSLLNRIVPVLGYTARSIHSSNGLLFRSTPVLCAEPLKKKKKIDPQVVKQREERKRKRLEKQIRRLEKNARQLKPIEELEVPMELIDEQAKRRRNIPKPTPELVESRALLEKQWAKYRMQETLADYQLFDRIVAAQTKALNELKLESEELYQQAIQLDPTLVPFLAQGPVVTPPIKDYEQPDGEYIDVSRKWE from the exons ATGTTGCAGCTTTCCTTGCTGAATCG AATTGTCCCAGTTTTAGGGTACACAGCACGATCCATTCACAGCAGCAACGGGCTGTTGTTCCGTAGCACGCCGGTGCTGTGTGCCGAACCGctcaagaaaaagaaaaagatcgaTCCACAGGTCGTCAAACAGCGCGAGGAGCGTAAGCGAAAGCGGCTAGAAAAGCAAATTCGTCGGCTAGAGAAGAATGCTCGCCAACTTAAACCGATCGAGGAACTGGAAGTGCCGATGGAGTTAATCGATGAGCAAGC CAAACGGAGACGAAACATACCAAAACCAACGCCGGAGCTGGTCGAGAGCCGAGCGCTACTAGAGAAACAGTGGGCCAAGTACAGGATGCAGGAGACACTCGCCGACTATCAACTGTTCGATCGGATTGTGGCGGCCCAAACAAAGGCACTCAATGAGCTGAAGCTCGAATCGGAAGAGCTGTACCAGCAGGCAATACAGCTAGATCCGACTCTGGTGCCGTTCCTCGCCCAAGGCCCAGTTGTTACTCCACCAATCAAAGACTACGAACAACCGGACGGGGAGTATATCGATGTGTCCAGAAAGTGGGAATAA
- the LOC128707021 gene encoding cytochrome c oxidase subunit 7A, mitochondrial: MSYKNIARLVLQNNRQFSRTATASSGEVAEGYKQLKHIQEKFQKPDGKPVFLKGGPMDNVLFGVTVALSLVGLAGIGKLFYELSYPKKDE; encoded by the exons ATGAGTTACAAG AACATTGCTCGATTGGTGTTGCAAAACAACCGCCAGTTCTCCCGCACCGCAACGGCATCGTCCGGTGAGGTTGCCGAGGGCTACAAGCAGCTGAAACACATTCAAGAGAAGTTTCAG AAACCGGATGGAAAGCCCGTCTTCCTGAAGGGTGGCCCGATGGATAATGTGCTCTTCGGCGTGACGGTTGCTCTCAGCCTGGTTGGTCTGGCCGGTATCGGAAAGCTGTTCTACGAGCTAAGCTACCCGAAGAAGGACGAATAA